The genomic segment AAAACGGCGGGGGCTTCATCTGTCCTTGCCACGCAAAACTCCGGTCCGAACGAGTGTATAGAAAACGAAAGCCGCTGACGGAAAATTTTCCGGGGAAACTACCGGAAAGACCATACCTGAAACACGGGAGAAACAAAATCTTGATACAAAACACCGGATACAGATATTTCCGGATACAATTCCGGGGATTTTACTCAAGATAAACGGTTGTTTTACTTTCCCGATTGTGGTTTTTTGAGGGCGGATAGACACAGGACCTCACTTGACCCGGCGGCCTGAACGTGAGAGAAAATAGGGCTCCGGAGGTCGGCTCTATTTGCATGTGGGTTTTCTGAAGTTTCGAACAAAATAAGCCGCTTTCGCTTTGTACGTTGACGAAAATGGTGTGTTTTTCTTTTCTTCTTCGACATTCAACCGAGAAAAGCCACGGCGAATGATATCTCTCAGTCTGAATAGCGTCATTTCGTTGACCTTCAACAGCTTCTCCTACGCGGCCCTTTTATTTCTCCTGGCAAGCGGCCTCTCCCTGATCTTCGGCGTGATGCGCATCGTCAATCTGGCCCACGCGGCATTTTTCCTCTTCGCCGGGTACCTGGCGCTGGAATTCTACAACATTGCTTACGGAACGCTTTCTGTCATGCCCCGCCTGATACAGCTCATCGCCTGGGGTGCGCTTTATTTCGCATACAAGGGCCTCTCCCGCGTGGTCGGCATGAAGAAATCGATCGTTATCCTCTTCGGGATATTTGTCCTCGGGGAAATCGCGTTGCGCTATTTCCCGCTGGAGACCCTGGAAGACCTGATGGGCAGCTCCCATTTCTACAAGCTCTTCTTCCCCAACGTGCCGCTGGCCCCCATCGGAAAAACCGACGGGGTGAGTTTTCTCGGCCTGATAGGCGCCGTCGTCGTCGCCGTGATTGGCATGGCGCTGGGCGGCATGCTCATCGAACGCTATTTTCTGCGGCGCCTCGGCCAGGACACCTTGTCGCAGGTGTTGGTCA from the bacterium genome contains:
- a CDS encoding branched-chain amino acid ABC transporter permease — protein: MISLSLNSVISLTFNSFSYAALLFLLASGLSLIFGVMRIVNLAHAAFFLFAGYLALEFYNIAYGTLSVMPRLIQLIAWGALYFAYKGLSRVVGMKKSIVILFGIFVLGEIALRYFPLETLEDLMGSSHFYKLFFPNVPLAPIGKTDGVSFLGLIGAVVVAVIGMALGGMLIERYFLRRLGQDTLSQVLVTIGFAFILQDGSLYTWGGDNYIFAQPWPFDISTVIGGLSFPRYRAFMIGIAIIVMIVLYFGIERTRLGAIMRATVDDPEMARGIGINTNIVSMSIFAIGALLAAIGGVVGGAFFGVYPGLDFEILPYAFAVVIIGGLGSLPGVIVGSIVVGFMENFGTALFPELNYFALFAPMAIILAIKPTGLFGRG